In the Fusobacterium simiae genome, TATCAGGTGGAGAAAAACAAAGAATTTCAATAGCAAGAGCCTTGTTAAAAAATTCTCCAATAATACTATTAGATGAAGCTACTGCCTCACTTGATGCTGACAGTGAATATGAAATAAAAATGGCTATAAATGAATTGATAAAAGACAAGACTGTTATAATTATTGCTCATAGGTTGAATACTATAAAAGATGCAAATAAAATAATAGTTATGGATAATGGAAAAATTATTGAAAGTGGTAATCACGAAAAACTAATGAATGATAAAGGAACTTATTATTCTATGTTTACTGCTATGGAAAAAGCAAAAGAATTTAGTATATAAGAAGCTCCCACTTTGGCATATTCACTTCTTTAATAAGTTAAGGAGATTAGCCAATGAAGTGGGAGTTTTTCATAAAAGATATATAATTATAATAATTTTTTTAGTTTTATTTCATATTATTTATTATTGACATATTTTTAAATTAATGATTATAATATAAAAAAGTATGGGTTGGTGATGATATGAAAATGGAAGTTAAGATTTTAGAGGAATTGTTGGAAAATATTGATGAAGGAGTGCATTATGTTGACAAGGAAAATATTACCCAGATATATAATCATAATATGGAAAAAATTGAAGGAATGAATCATAAAATCGTACTTGGAAAAAATTTTAGAACTATCTTTAAGGATATTCCAGAAGAAGAAAGCACACTTCTAAAAGCCTTAAAAGGAGTAACTATTAAAGATAATATTCAGAAGTATCTAAACAAAAATGGTAAAGAAATTATAGCTTTGAATACAACTTTACCTATAAAAATAAATGAAGAGATTATAGGTGCTTTAGAAATTTCTAAAGATATAACCAAAATTAAGAATTTATCAGATGAATTGATAAAATTGCAAATTATGAATAAAGAAATAAAAGAAAGGAATGGAAATACTAAAAAAAGAAGATACGAATTTGATGATATTATAGGTGAAAGTCCTAAAATAAAAAGAGCAATTGAGCTTGCAAAAAAAGCAGCTGAAAGTGATGCTACAGTTTTGATATATGGGGAAACTGGAACAGGTAAAGAACTTTTAAGTCAAGCTATACATTATAAAAGTGTAAGAAGAAATGGTCCTTTCTTAGCAATAAATTGTGCTACCTTACCAGAAAGTCTCTTTGAAGGAATTTTATTTGGAACAGAAAGAGGAGGTTTCACTGGAGCAGTAAGCAAAATGGGACTATTTGAACAAGCAAATGGTGGAACTTTACTTCTTGATGAAATTAATTCTATCCCTACAGATTTACAAGCTAAACTTTTAAGAGTTTTACAAGAAAAAACTATTAGGAGAATTGGTGGAATAAAAGATATACCAGTTGATGTAAGAATAATTTCAACTACTAATGAAAATCCTAAAGAGATTGTAAAAACAGGAAAAATGAGATTAGATTTATATTATAGATTAAATTTAATCTATTTAGAACTTCCACCTTTAAGAGAAAGAAAAGAAGATATATTACTTCTTAGTCAAAAATTTTTGACTAGATATAATAAAGAACTAAATAAAAATATAAAAGGTTTGAGTAAAGAAGTAGAAAAAATTTTTATGCAATATCTTTGGCCTGGAAATATAAGAGAACTAGAAAATGTAATACAATCAAATATGATTTTAACAGATGAAGGATATTTGACAAAGGAATTTTTAAATATATATTGGGATGAAGATTTATTTATAAAAAAACCTAAAAAAGATAATAAAGAAATTTATGTAAATATAGTTCCAGGAAATGAAACTAATATAAATGATTCTAATTTATTAAATGATTTAATGTCAAAAATGGAAGAAAAATATATAAGAGAAGCTGTTGATACTTATCCTTATAATTTAAGTAAAGCAGCAGCCTATTTAGGAATAAGTCGTCAAGCTCTTCAATATAAAATAAAAAAATATAATATAAAATACTAAAAATTGTTTTAAATATTTTTAGAATGTATTTAATAAAGCAATATTTTTTTAAATTTGTAAAAAAATATTGCTTTTTAATTTAAAAAAAATTTTATTAAAAGTTTTAAAGTATTGAAAAAATTAGATTTATAAAATAAATAAAAATTGGCATGGAAATTGCTTATATTAATAATAGTAATTTATTTATTTTAATTTAATATGAGGAGGTATGAATATGGAAAATGTAAAAGTTGGTTTATGGGGATTTGGTGCAATGGGAAGAGGAATGGCAAAAATGCTATTGACTAAAAAAGGTTTAGACATAGTTGCTGTATGTGATTTAGATCCTAACAAAGTTGGAAAAAGTATTTTTGAAATATTAGATGTTGATAAAAAAGACAGAAAAGAAGTTCTTGTAGAATCTGATTACAAAAAAGCATTTACTGAAAAATGTGCTGATGTTGTTTTACTTGCAACAGATTCTTTTGTTAAAAATGCTTTCCCTAAAATAGAGTATTTATTAAAACAGAAAGTAAATGTTATATCAACGGCAGAAGAAATGGCATACCCTCAAAGTCAATCTCCAGAAATAGCAAAACAAATTGATAAGTTAGCTAAAGAAAATGGAGTGAGTATATTAGGAACTGGGATTAATCCAGGCTTTGTACTTGATTTATTAGTTCTTGCCTTAACAGGAACTTGTGAAAAAGTTGATTCTATAAAAGCAGTGAGAGTTAATGATTTATCTCCTTTTGGAAAAGCTGTAATGGAAGAACAAGGAGTTGGAACAACTAAAAAAGTTTTTGAAAAAGGCGTAAAAGATGGAACAATTGCAGGGCATGTTGGTTTTCCAGAATCAATAAGAATGATAACAGATGGTATTGGATGGAAATTAGATAAAATAGAACAAACAAGAGAAGCAATTATGAGTAATGTTTATAGGAAATCAGAATATGCAGAAGTTCAAGCAGGAAATGTTGCAGGTTGTAGACAATGTGGTTATGGTTATGTAGATGGAGAAATAAAAATTGTTATGGAACATCCTCAACAAATTCTTCCTAATTTAGAAGGAATAAAAACTGGAGATTATATAACAATAAAGGGAGTTCCAAATATTAATCTTCAAATAAATCCTGAAATCCCTGGTGGTATTGGAACTATATCTATGTGTGTAAATAGCATTCCACATATTATAAATGCAAAACCAGGTTTAAAAACTATGCTTGATATCCCTATCCCTAGAGCTATTATGGGAGATATAAGAGATATGATTGAAAAATAAAATAGGAGGAAAATATGAAAGCAAAAGCTGGAGATTTTGTAAGAATACATAATATAGTTTTAAAAGTTGGAGAAAGAGCTTCTAATCTTCCAGAAGACACTAAAAAAGTTCCATTAGAAATGTGGGATAAAGGCTTTTTAGAAAAAGAAGCAGAAATAGGGGATGAAGTTGAAGTAACAACTATCACTGGAAGAAAAATAAAAGGAACTTTAGTTGAAATTAACCCAGTATATAGACATAATTATGGTGAGTTTGTACCAGAAATTTTACAAATAGGATTACAAGCAAGAAAAATACTATTTGGAGGTGAAAATAATGAATAAAGATATGTCTTATGATGCTGTCTTAGGAAGAAAAAATGAAATAATGAAAAAAGCAATTGGAATAGATTATTTAAAATTTGAAAGTGATAAAATTTCATTTGATTATGAAAAAATGATGAAAGAAACTGGATACTCTTTAGAGGAAATGAGAAAAATCCAATTAGATTTTGCGGTTGGAAATACACCTTTAATTGAAATGAAAAATTTAACAAATTTAGCAAGAAAATGTGCACCAACTGGAAAAGGAGCTAGAATTTTTGTAAAAGATGAAGCAGCCAATGCTTCAGGAAGTTTTAAAGCAAGAAGAGCTGCAATATCTGTATATCATGCTAAAAAATTAGGTTATAAAGGAGTTATTGCTGCAACAAGTGGAAATTATGGGGCAGCAGTTGCATCTCAAGCTGCTATGCAAGGATTAAAATGTATAATAGTTCAAGAATGTTATGACAGCAGAGGTATTGGACAACCTGAAATAATTGAAAAAGCAAGAAAATGTGAAGCCTATGGAGCAGAAGTAATGCAATTAACAGTTGGTCCTGAATTATTTTATACATTTTTAAAACTTTTGGAAGAAACTGGTTATTTTAATGCTTCTTTATATACTCCATTTGGAATAGCTGGTGTTGAAACTCTTGGATATGAAATAGCTGAACAAATGATGGCAAGAGAAGGAAGATACCCAGATATAGTAGTATGTACAAATGCTGGTGGAGGAAATTTAACAGGAACTGCCAGAGGACTTATAAAAGCTGGTGCATCTTCTGTAAAAGTGGTTGGAGCTAGTGTAAATTTATCAGGACTTCACATGGCAAGTGATAAACAATTTAATAAAAAATCATTTACAACAGGACATACTGGTTTTGGAATACCATTCTGTACTTTACCAGACAGATCAGATGTTCCTAGATCTGCAGCTAGACCTTTAAGATATATGGATAGGTATGTAACATTGGCACAAGGGGAAGTATTTTATATGACTGAACTTTTAGCACAACTTGAAGGCTTGGAAAGAGGACCAGCAGGAAATGTTTCACTAGCAGCAGCATTTAGTTTAGCACAAGAAATGGATCAAAATCAGATAATCGTTGTACAAGAAACTGAATACACAGGTGCAGGAAAACATATACAACCTCAATTATCTTTTGCTAGACAAAATGGTATTGAAATAAAATTTGGAAATCCAGAAATAGAAGTTCCCGGAAAAAATATTATTCTTCCAGCTAATCCATCTCTTTTGAAAGCAAAAGATGTGGATATAAATAAATTAAAAATTTCTTTAGTTAAAAATTATATTAAAGATATAAATGATTTAACAAATAATGATATTAATTTCCTTATAGCTGAAACAAAAAGTAATAAAGAATATATAAATTCAATTTTGAAAATGGGGAGGTAAATAATGAAAGGATATCTTAAAAGAGATGATGATTTCCAAGAAAGAAGAAAAAAATTAGTAAATCTTTCAGATGAAGAATTAAAAAATAGATTTTGGCAATTAGCTGAACAAATAGTAGAACCGCTATTAAAAATGGCAAAAGAAAATACTACACCATCAATAGAAAGATCTGTATTACTTCGTATGGGTTTTTCAAGTCTTGAAGTAAAACCTTTAGTAGAGGGAGCAATAGAAAGAAATCTTATAGGAAAGGGTGTAGGTCATATAGTTTATAGAATTGCTAAAGAAAAAGGAATTTCAATAAGAGAGGCTGGAGAAAAATTAATTGCTGGGGATTATTGGGATTTAGCACTAGATATTTTTAAAGGAGAAAGATGATATGAAATTAAAACCTAATGAAAAAATAGATGTAAAAGCTATATTGAAAGATTTAGAATATTATCATCCAAAGAGAAGAGGCTGGGTATGGAGAGAAAAAAAAGATATAAAGATAGGTGATTATTCTTATAAAGAATGCTCAGATAGTCTTAAAAATTATGTTGCACTTCCAGCAGCTGCAAGATATTTTTCAAATATAGATCCTCAACCAAATAATATAATTACGACAGAGATAGCTTCAGGAAGATTTGAAGATGATATAAGAAGAATGAGAATGGCAGCTTGGCATGGTGCAGATCATATAATGGTTATAAGAACAGCAGGACAATCACATTTTGATGGACTTATAGAAGGAACTCCACAAGGTATTGGAGGAGTTCCTATCACAAGAAAGCAAGTGAGAGCTCATAGAAAAGCATGTGATTTAATTGAAGAAGAAGTTGGTAGACCAATAAATTATCACTCATATATAAGTGGTGTTGCTGGACCAGAAGTTGCCGTAATGTTTGCTGAAGAAGGAGTAAATGGTGCCCATCAAGACCCACAATATAATGTTTTATATAGAAATGTAAATATGTTTAGATCTTTTGTTGATGCTGGGGAATCAAAAAAACTTATGGCATGGGCAGATATGGCTCAAATAGATGGTGCTCACAATGCAAATGCAACTGCAAAAGATGGTTGGAAAGTAATGCCAGAACTTATGGTTCAACATGCTTTAAATGCAATTTTTTCTTATAAAGCTGGCTTAAAAAAGGAAAATATATGTTTGTCAACAGTTCCACCATCAGCTTCGCCAACTCCTTGTTTGAAGTTAGATTTACCTTATGCTGTTGCATTAAGAGAATTTTTCGATGAATATAGAATGAGAGCTCAAATGAACACAAAATATATAACTTCATCATCAAGAGAAGCAACAGTTACACATGTTATGAATATGTTAATTTCTAGACTTACAAGAGCTGATATTCAATCTACAATAACTCCTGATGAAGGAAGAAATGTACCTTGGCACATGTATAATATTGAAGCCTGTGATACTGCAAAACAAAGCCTTGTTGGAATGGATGATTTACTTTCAATGGTTGAATTGAAAAAAGATGGTTATCTTAGAGAAAAAGCAAGAGAATTAAAAGAAAGAGCTGTCTTATTTATGGAAGAAATCTTAGAAGTAGGTGGATATTTTGAAGCAGTAGAAAAAGGATTTTTCGTAGATTCTGGATATTATCCTCAAAGAAATGGAGATGGAATAGGAAGAAAACAAGATGGTGGAGTTGGAGCAGGAACAGTTTATAAAAGAGATAGTGATTATATGGCTCCAGTAATAGCTCACTTTGGAAATAATAACATAGTTCAATATGGTTTGAAAGAAACAGATAATCCTTCAATTTTAATAGATGGTTGTACTCTTGAAAAACCAGAAAAAATAATTTTTATAGATGAATTAGATGAAGAAGATAATGTGAATAAAAGAATGGAAGAAACAGATAAGTATAGAAATACAAATTTAGTAAAACCAGAAGTTGAATGGTTGGCTGATGGAATTGTTCAAGTGGAAATATTTTTACCTACTGATCAAAGAACAGCAGAATTTGCTGCACTTGAATTTGCTAAAAAAATGAATCTTACTGATCCTGAAGTGATACATTCAGAACAAATGCATCCATCTGAAGGGACTAGAGTTCAATTAAAAGGTAGAGTAGATTTTGCAATAAATACTGATGAATTAGTAATTCCTCAAAAACCAGAAGTATTAAGTGATGATGAAATAAGAAAATTTGTTGAAGAACATCCATTCAAAATTGTGGCAGCAACAGTTGGAGAAGATGAACATTCTGTTGGATTAAGAGAAGTAATTGATATTAAACATGGTGGAATAGAAAAATTTGGAATGGAAGTTGAATATCTTGGAACATCTGTACCTTGTGAAAAACTTGTAGATGCTGCAATAGAATTAAATGCTGATGTAATACTTGCTTCAACAATTATATCTCATGATGATATTCATTATAAAAATATGAAAAAACTTCATGATTTAGCGGTAGAAAAAGGTATTAGAGATAAAGTAATAATCTGTGCTGGTGGAACACAAGTAACTCCAGAAATAGCAAGGGAACAAGGAATGGACGAAGGTTTTGGAAAATATGATAGAGGTATAAATGTCGCTACTTTCTTTGTTAAAAGAAAGAAAGAGATGTTAAGAATTTAAAATGGAGTGTGGGAATATGAAAATTGATGTGCTTGTTGCAGAAATAGGAAGTACCACAACAGTAGTAAATGCTTTTAATCAATTAGAAACTGATAATCCAGTATTCTTAGGACAAGGACAAGCTCCTACTTCTGTCAAAGAAGGAGATGTGAATATTGGACTTCAAGCTGCAATAGAAGATATGAAAAAAAATCTTAATGTTGAAAATGAAAATATAGATTATAAATATATGTTAGCAACTAGCAGTGCAGCTGGAGGACTTAGAATGACTGTTCACGGACTTGTATATGATATGACTGTAAAGGCTGCTAAAGAAGCAGCCTTAGGAGCAGGAGCTAATATTCATTTAGTTACATCAGGAAAACTTACAAAGGTTGATATGATGAAATTAAATAAGATAAAACCAAATATTATTTTAATTGCTGGTGGGGTTGATTATGGTGAAAGAGAAACTGCTTTATATAATTCTGAAATGATAGCAGCTTCAGATTTGGATATTCCTGTAATTTATGGGGGGAATACAGCAATTACAGATGATATAAAATTAATATTTGAATCTTATTCAAAAGAAAAAAATCTTCATATTGTTCCTAATGTATATCCCAAAATCGATGTATTAAATATTGAACCAACTAGAGAAGTTATACAAAATATTTTTGAAAAGCATATAACAGAAGCTAAAGGAATGGAAAAAATAAGAGAAATGGTTAATGGTTCAATTATTCCTACTCCTGGTGCAGTGATGAAAGCCTCAAAAATATTGAAAGATGAAATAGGTGATTTAGTAACTATTGATGTTGGAGGAGCAACAACAGATGTACACTCAGTTACTGAGGGAACAGAAAAGATTAGACAGATACTTGTTGAACCTGAACCTATTGCTAAAAGAACAGTAGAAGGAGATTTAGGGGTCTTTATTAATAAAAAAAATGTAGCTGAAATGATAAAAATTGAAAAGTTAGTGAAAGAACTTAATATGTCTTATGAGGAAATAGAAGAATTTATAAATTCTGATGTAGCAATTCCAGTAACTGAAAAACATAAAAGGTTTATTGAAAGATTAACAAAAGAAGCAGTGATAGTATCAATCAACAGGCATGCCGGAGGATATAGGACATATTTTGGAGGAAAAACTAAAACCTTAGCATTTGGAAAAGATTTAACAGGGGTAAAATGGATAATAGGAACTGGTGGAGCTTTAACAAGGCTTCCAGCAAGGGAAAAAATTTTAAATGATATAGGGGTATCTAATAAAGGAGATAAATTGCTTCCAACACCAGAAGCTAAAATCTTAATAGATAATGAATACATAATGGCATCTTTGGGTGTTCTATCATCACTATATAAAGAAGCCTCTATAAAATTGTTACTAAAAAGTCTAAAATTTAATGAAAATATGGATTAATTAATAATTAAATTTATTCACATGGAGGTAATTATGAGTTTTATTAATAAAAGAATTACAAAAAGAATAGAAGAAATTGCAATGGAATTAACTAGAATATTTAGTGTTGTTGATACTAATGGAGAAATTGAAATTTCTAATAAGGTATACGAAATAATGGGAAATATTCCTTATTTTAAAGAAAACCCAAATGATTTATTCTTTGTACATACAAATGACAAATTAGGAAGAAAAAGTGTTGTTGCTATATTAAGAGGAAAAAAAGTGTCTAAAAAAACGGTGGTATTAATAGGTCATACAGATACTGTTGGCATATCTGACTATGGTGAACTAGCAGAATATGCAAACAATCCTTATGAATTAGCAGAAAGATTTAAAAATATAAGATTAGATGAAGCAACACGAAAAGATTTAGAAAGTGGAGAATACCTATTTGGACGTGGAATATTTGATATGAAAAGTGGAGATGCTGTAATAATTACTCTTATGGAAGAAATAGCAAAAGATTTAGATAATTTTGAGGGAAATCTTATTTTTGCAGCTGTATGCGATGAAGAAGCAAATTCAAGTGGTATGCTTTCTGTTGTTCCAAAACTTGTTGAACTTCAAGAAAAAGAAGGTTTTGAATACCTTGCACTTCTTGATACAGATTATATTACTGCTGAATTTATTGGTGATGAGAATAAGAATATCTACATTGGAACAGTTGGAAAATTAATGCCTTCATTCCTTGTTGTAGGGAAAGAAACTCATGTTGGTGAATCATTTAATGGAATAGATCCAAATGAAATTTCATCTGCAATTATGTCTAGAATAAATATGAATACAGAATTTTGTGATATAGTTGATGGAGAAGTGTCACTTCCACCTATAAGTTTATATCAAAGGGATCAAAAACCCGAATATTCTGTTCAAGTAGGAAAAACGGCTATTCTTTATTTTAATTATGCAACTCATATTTCTACACCAGATATGGTTTTAGAAAAAATGAAAAATGCTGCATATGAAGCATTTGAAAGTGTTGTTTTAAAGCTAAATAAACAATATGAAAAGTTCTGTTCAATGAGTTCAAATCGGATTTATAAGAAACTTCCTTGGGAAGCAAGAGTTTTATCATATACAGAACTTCTTGAAAAAGTCAGAGAAGAAAACCCAGAAATTGATAACATATTAACAAATTATAGTAAAGAATTATTAAAAGATGACAGTATTGATATAAGAGTATTCGCTCAAAGAATAGTTGAAAAATTACAAGCTAGTTGGAAAGATCAAAATCCAGTTGTAGTAGTATACTTTTCACCACCATATTATCCTCATATTTATATTGATGGAACAAATCCTAAGGATAAAGCTCTTATTGATGCTGTTGATAATGCAGTAAAAAGTACAGTAACAGATTATAAACTTGCATATAAAAAATTCTTCCCATATATATCTGATTTAAGTTATGGAGCAGCACCAAAGGATTCAGCTATAATAGCAGCACTAAAAGATAATATGCCTGGATTTGGAATAAAATATTCA is a window encoding:
- a CDS encoding sigma-54 interaction domain-containing protein, with the translated sequence MKMEVKILEELLENIDEGVHYVDKENITQIYNHNMEKIEGMNHKIVLGKNFRTIFKDIPEEESTLLKALKGVTIKDNIQKYLNKNGKEIIALNTTLPIKINEEIIGALEISKDITKIKNLSDELIKLQIMNKEIKERNGNTKKRRYEFDDIIGESPKIKRAIELAKKAAESDATVLIYGETGTGKELLSQAIHYKSVRRNGPFLAINCATLPESLFEGILFGTERGGFTGAVSKMGLFEQANGGTLLLDEINSIPTDLQAKLLRVLQEKTIRRIGGIKDIPVDVRIISTTNENPKEIVKTGKMRLDLYYRLNLIYLELPPLRERKEDILLLSQKFLTRYNKELNKNIKGLSKEVEKIFMQYLWPGNIRELENVIQSNMILTDEGYLTKEFLNIYWDEDLFIKKPKKDNKEIYVNIVPGNETNINDSNLLNDLMSKMEEKYIREAVDTYPYNLSKAAAYLGISRQALQYKIKKYNIKY
- the ord gene encoding 2,4-diaminopentanoate dehydrogenase, coding for MENVKVGLWGFGAMGRGMAKMLLTKKGLDIVAVCDLDPNKVGKSIFEILDVDKKDRKEVLVESDYKKAFTEKCADVVLLATDSFVKNAFPKIEYLLKQKVNVISTAEEMAYPQSQSPEIAKQIDKLAKENGVSILGTGINPGFVLDLLVLALTGTCEKVDSIKAVRVNDLSPFGKAVMEEQGVGTTKKVFEKGVKDGTIAGHVGFPESIRMITDGIGWKLDKIEQTREAIMSNVYRKSEYAEVQAGNVAGCRQCGYGYVDGEIKIVMEHPQQILPNLEGIKTGDYITIKGVPNINLQINPEIPGGIGTISMCVNSIPHIINAKPGLKTMLDIPIPRAIMGDIRDMIEK
- the ortA gene encoding 2-amino-4-oxopentanoate thiolase subunit OrtA, with translation MKAKAGDFVRIHNIVLKVGERASNLPEDTKKVPLEMWDKGFLEKEAEIGDEVEVTTITGRKIKGTLVEINPVYRHNYGEFVPEILQIGLQARKILFGGENNE
- the ortB gene encoding 2-amino-4-oxopentanoate thiolase subunit OrtB — protein: MNKDMSYDAVLGRKNEIMKKAIGIDYLKFESDKISFDYEKMMKETGYSLEEMRKIQLDFAVGNTPLIEMKNLTNLARKCAPTGKGARIFVKDEAANASGSFKARRAAISVYHAKKLGYKGVIAATSGNYGAAVASQAAMQGLKCIIVQECYDSRGIGQPEIIEKARKCEAYGAEVMQLTVGPELFYTFLKLLEETGYFNASLYTPFGIAGVETLGYEIAEQMMAREGRYPDIVVCTNAGGGNLTGTARGLIKAGASSVKVVGASVNLSGLHMASDKQFNKKSFTTGHTGFGIPFCTLPDRSDVPRSAARPLRYMDRYVTLAQGEVFYMTELLAQLEGLERGPAGNVSLAAAFSLAQEMDQNQIIVVQETEYTGAGKHIQPQLSFARQNGIEIKFGNPEIEVPGKNIILPANPSLLKAKDVDINKLKISLVKNYIKDINDLTNNDINFLIAETKSNKEYINSILKMGR
- a CDS encoding ornithine aminomutase subunit alpha; this encodes MKGYLKRDDDFQERRKKLVNLSDEELKNRFWQLAEQIVEPLLKMAKENTTPSIERSVLLRMGFSSLEVKPLVEGAIERNLIGKGVGHIVYRIAKEKGISIREAGEKLIAGDYWDLALDIFKGER
- the oraE gene encoding D-ornithine 4,5-aminomutase subunit OraE; the protein is MKLKPNEKIDVKAILKDLEYYHPKRRGWVWREKKDIKIGDYSYKECSDSLKNYVALPAAARYFSNIDPQPNNIITTEIASGRFEDDIRRMRMAAWHGADHIMVIRTAGQSHFDGLIEGTPQGIGGVPITRKQVRAHRKACDLIEEEVGRPINYHSYISGVAGPEVAVMFAEEGVNGAHQDPQYNVLYRNVNMFRSFVDAGESKKLMAWADMAQIDGAHNANATAKDGWKVMPELMVQHALNAIFSYKAGLKKENICLSTVPPSASPTPCLKLDLPYAVALREFFDEYRMRAQMNTKYITSSSREATVTHVMNMLISRLTRADIQSTITPDEGRNVPWHMYNIEACDTAKQSLVGMDDLLSMVELKKDGYLREKARELKERAVLFMEEILEVGGYFEAVEKGFFVDSGYYPQRNGDGIGRKQDGGVGAGTVYKRDSDYMAPVIAHFGNNNIVQYGLKETDNPSILIDGCTLEKPEKIIFIDELDEEDNVNKRMEETDKYRNTNLVKPEVEWLADGIVQVEIFLPTDQRTAEFAALEFAKKMNLTDPEVIHSEQMHPSEGTRVQLKGRVDFAINTDELVIPQKPEVLSDDEIRKFVEEHPFKIVAATVGEDEHSVGLREVIDIKHGGIEKFGMEVEYLGTSVPCEKLVDAAIELNADVILASTIISHDDIHYKNMKKLHDLAVEKGIRDKVIICAGGTQVTPEIAREQGMDEGFGKYDRGINVATFFVKRKKEMLRI
- a CDS encoding GlmL-related ornithine degradation protein; this encodes MKIDVLVAEIGSTTTVVNAFNQLETDNPVFLGQGQAPTSVKEGDVNIGLQAAIEDMKKNLNVENENIDYKYMLATSSAAGGLRMTVHGLVYDMTVKAAKEAALGAGANIHLVTSGKLTKVDMMKLNKIKPNIILIAGGVDYGERETALYNSEMIAASDLDIPVIYGGNTAITDDIKLIFESYSKEKNLHIVPNVYPKIDVLNIEPTREVIQNIFEKHITEAKGMEKIREMVNGSIIPTPGAVMKASKILKDEIGDLVTIDVGGATTDVHSVTEGTEKIRQILVEPEPIAKRTVEGDLGVFINKKNVAEMIKIEKLVKELNMSYEEIEEFINSDVAIPVTEKHKRFIERLTKEAVIVSINRHAGGYRTYFGGKTKTLAFGKDLTGVKWIIGTGGALTRLPAREKILNDIGVSNKGDKLLPTPEAKILIDNEYIMASLGVLSSLYKEASIKLLLKSLKFNENMD
- a CDS encoding M20/M25/M40 family metallo-hydrolase, translating into MSFINKRITKRIEEIAMELTRIFSVVDTNGEIEISNKVYEIMGNIPYFKENPNDLFFVHTNDKLGRKSVVAILRGKKVSKKTVVLIGHTDTVGISDYGELAEYANNPYELAERFKNIRLDEATRKDLESGEYLFGRGIFDMKSGDAVIITLMEEIAKDLDNFEGNLIFAAVCDEEANSSGMLSVVPKLVELQEKEGFEYLALLDTDYITAEFIGDENKNIYIGTVGKLMPSFLVVGKETHVGESFNGIDPNEISSAIMSRINMNTEFCDIVDGEVSLPPISLYQRDQKPEYSVQVGKTAILYFNYATHISTPDMVLEKMKNAAYEAFESVVLKLNKQYEKFCSMSSNRIYKKLPWEARVLSYTELLEKVREENPEIDNILTNYSKELLKDDSIDIRVFAQRIVEKLQASWKDQNPVVVVYFSPPYYPHIYIDGTNPKDKALIDAVDNAVKSTVTDYKLAYKKFFPYISDLSYGAAPKDSAIIAALKDNMPGFGIKYSLPLEAMQKLSLPVLDIGCFGYDAHKFTERVEKRYSYTVTPELVYKTVMKLLNNKLL